TGGAAAGTCCTCTCAATATCTTTCTGCCTGGAGACCTTCCCCATTTTGGCCAGAACCGAGTCAGTCAGAGCGTCCGGGGAAAACGCAAACTCCGCACACCCCGCCTCGAGCGCAAGGTCCCACTGTTCCTTGCTCAGGAAACGCTCCGAGAACCACGCGATCCAACGCGCTCTCCTGCCGAGGCCACGCCGGACCATCTCACTGCAAATCGCCTCACAGTGAGCGGGAGGGATATTGAAGACCGGGGCGATGAACTGGAACGTCTTGAGCCCATGCTGCTCAATCAGCGTCTTGACCTCGTCAACGACCTTCATTGGCTCTCTCAGCCTCACCCCGGGCCCGTTCAGGAAAGGATATACGCAATAAGTGCACTTCTGTGCGCAGCCGCGGGAGCTCTCCACTCCCATGGAGAATGGGACCTCCAGATATGGCTTGGGAGATACAACGAACGGCGCCTCGTTCGGATAGCCGGATAGGTCGAACAGCTCTCCGGGGCCGGTGCTTTCGATCAGTCCGTTTTTGCGGAAGAGAATCCCGGGGACAGAGCGCGGGTCATCGAGGCTCTCGAGAAGCGAGGCAAATGTTCGCTCACCCTCGGAGACCACCCCGAAGTCAATGGCATCTACGGCCTGCATAATCTCACGAGCATAGATTGAAAAGCCCGGCCCGCCCATTACTAAAGGCAAGCTCGGCCTCTTATGTTTTATGGCCTTGACTGTCTTGGGGACCTCGGCGAAGTAGTAGAAGCGGTCTCGGTATTGCGTTGTATCGACGTTTCGCAAAGAGAGCCCGACCACGTCCGGACCTTGCTCGAGAAGGGCCTGATCAAGTGCTCGGTATGGGTCCTCTTCGACGTTCATGTCGAGCACCGAGATGCTGTGTTTGGTTGTCAGGGCAAGATAACGTCCCAGCGCGTTAAGCCCCGCTGGGAATATGGGAGGCTCGAGGCGGCCCAAGTAGGCTTGGACGAGCAGGACCTTCAACGCTCGCGTCTCTTTCTGGGTGTCCTGACACGCCAGATGAGAAGGGCAACGAGCTGGGCGACGGCCGCCCCGGCGAGGTCCGAGCCTATGTCCGAGAGACTCGCGAATCTGCCCTGCACGAAGTATTGGTGAAACTCATCGCTCACGCCGTAGGTGAGACAGAAAAGAGCGGCGATGATAGACGCCATCTTGACGCTGAACAGAAGCGGCTTTGTTCTGAAGGCCATGTTGGCCAAGAGGCCCATTATGAAATACTCAAAGAAGTGCAGGACGTAGTCAGGGACCTCGCCAAGCTCCTCGGGCACGTTAGAGATGGACGAGCCGATGAACACCAGCCCACAATATATGGCCAAAAGACCCCAAACCAAGACCGGCCGGTTTATCAAACCTTGCTGCTTGCCAAACGGGGTCTGAGCGCTTGACCTGCCGGCCCTCTTGCCCAACTTCGTATTCACCAGACTGAGCATCCTTGAGCGTTCATTGCGGCGAAATCCTCGACTAACCTGCCGGCCCTGAGGCCTAAAGCAAAGCTCTTTTCGCTAAGCGATAGCGTCTAAGATTATATGCGAGCGAAGCGTTTGAGCAAGTTCTGCGCTTACTGTGGTCTGGTGTTGGGATTGATGCAGACGCCGAAACCAGTTGCAGGGGTTTTCTCAATGGCTTACTTTTGGTTGTGGAGAGATGCCGGAGAGGTCGAACGGGGCCGACTCGAAATCGGCTGTGCGGCTTAAACCGCACCGGGGGTTCGAATCCCTCTCTCTCCGCCAAGTATTTGGACGCGCGTGCTCGATACCGCGGTCGGAGACCTATCATCCAGGGTCTTTCGGTGGTTGAGCTCATTTGGGAGAGGTGTCCGAGAGGCCGAAGGAGCACGATTGGAAATCGTGTAGGCGGCGAATACCGTCTCGGGGGTTCGAATCCCCCCCTCTCCGAACCAACCTAAGTCCTACAACCTATGTTGGAACATGGTCGGCGGGTATGCTATTGTGGCCGAAAATCTAACTTGATGCTGTCAGGGGAGAGGGATGCAGCGAAAGAAGCTAGCGGTTGTGGTAATTATGGATGGTTGGGGTCTGAGCGACGTGAAGGAGTATAACGCCGTGTATCAGGCCAACACGCCCAACTTCGACCGGCTTTGCAGGGAATACCCATGCACGACGTTGCAGGCATCGGGCGAGGCCGTGGGCCTCCCAGAAGGCCAGATGGGCAACTCCGAGGTAGGCCATCTGAATCTCGGCACTGGCAGAATCGTCTATCAGGAGCTCGTGCGGATATCCAAAGCGATACGCGACGGGTCATTCTTCGAGAACGAGGCGCTCGTTCAGTCGGCCGAGAAGGCCAAGGAGAACAGCTCGCCGGTTCACATATTGGGGCTGCTCTCGGATGGCGGCGTTCATGCGCATATAGATCACCTTCACGCCCTGATCAAGCTGTTCAAGGAGCGAGGCGTAGGACAGGTGTTTGTGCACTGTTTTCTGGATGGTCGCGACACGCCGCCTCAGAGCGCTCTCAAGTTCATTGAGCAGACCCAGCGGTGTTTGAAGGGGTACGAGGATGCCAGGATTGCGAGCGTCGGGGGCCGGTATTATGGAATGGACCGCGACAACCGTTGGGCGCGGGTAGAGAAGGCCTACAACGCGATGGTTCTCGGCAAGGGGTTGACCGCCTCGAGTGCGGAGGAAGCGGTTCGGCTTGGCTACGGCCGGGGCGAGGTGGATGAGTTCCTGCTCCCGACCGTCATCGTTGATAGTAATGGCGAGCCGGTGGGCACAATGCGAGACGGCGACGTCTGTGCTTTTGCCAATTTCAGGGCAGACAGGGCGAGGGAGATAACGGCGGCGCTCATCGATGCCGGCTTTGATCGGTTTGAGCGGGAACGGTTCCCGAAGCTCTCGAGCTTCGTCTGCATGACTGATTACAAGGAGGAGTTCAACGAGGTGGGGATTGTGGGCGTTGCGTTTCCGGCTCAGAAGCTCGAGCGTGTCTTGGGAGCTGAGATCGAGGCGGCCGGCAAGAAGCAGTTTCATACGGCGGAGACGGAGAAGTATGCCCATGTGACGTTTTTCTTCAACGGTGGTGTTGAGGAGCCTTTTGAGCACGAGGACAGGGCATTAATCCCCTCACCTTCTGTTCCGACTTACGATCTTAAGCCCGAGATGAGCGCCTACGAGGTGAAGGACATCGTAATCAATCACATACTATCGCGGCAATATGCCTTTGTGGTCGTGAACTTCGCCAACGCCGACATGGTCGGACACACGGGCGTCATGGCCGCGGCGGTCAAGGCGGTGGAGGTCGTTGACGAGTGTGTTGGCGAGGTGGTCAAGGCGACGCTCTCGGTCGGCGGATGTGCGATCATCACGGCTGACCACGGCAACGCGGAGAAGATGTGGGACAAGCAGACCAACTCACCTCACACGGCGCACACCACAAACCCGGTTCCATGTGTGGTGGTGGGCGATGATTGCGGACCTCTAATTGAGCGGGGGAAGCTTGCAGACATCGCTCCCACTGTGCTCAAGATGCTTGGGCTTGAGATTCCCGAGCAGATGAACGGAGAAGTCCTGTTCGCAACGTGACACCTAAAGCACTTGACATTGAATACCACAGGAACCATATTAGTATATAGATAGGCACTCAGAATGAAGAATGTGGATCGACATGAAGTATGGATCAACTCTAGTCAGGCGACCGAACACTTGGGATTGTCAAATGTCAAGGTGCTCTATCGGCATATTCGATTGGGGATTATTCCCCAGAAATTCGTTCATCGATATGCGGGGCGGCTGCGGTTCAAACGGAGCGAGCTTGACCAGCTAATCAATTCGGAAACGGAGAAACAGAGATGAGAGGAAGGCACTGTTTGTGGATACTGGCGGTCTTGGCGGTTCTGATTGCGAGCCAGGGTCTGTTGTTTGCTGGGAGCGCAGACGACTCTGTCGAACGCTCGTGCAACATATCGGTCAAGGGTGTGGAGCTAGAAGCTCTGATTCGCTCGATACTGAGCGATACCGGCGCAGTGTTTTACCCGATGTGCCCCGTCAACCGAGAGCTGGACCCGCCAGACTGTGAGGTGTTCACATACACTGATACCTACGGCCGCGAGGTAATAACGATGGATTGCGTTAAACCAACCATCATGACGATAACCTACTCCACGCACGGGGACCAGAAGATACGGGATGTGCTGGACGCCTTGCTGCGCAGCCGGGGCTATTGCTGGTGGACGCTAGGCCGCCGGGTATGCATCGACTGGGAGCTTAAACTCCTCTGTGTAGCGGAAGGGTGGGGATACGTCCACAATCAACATCTGCCTAAAACAACGATATTCGTCCCATGCAGATAAGCCTGAGAAAGCACTTGACATTGGTATTTTGCGCTATGATATGACAAGATACGTGGGCTATGACGAGTCTTTCGAAGTGCGCTGAGACGGATAACGCTTGAGACGTGAGATGGGGACGGTGCAGGGACAGAATCTCCTTTACTACGGCGACAATCTGGACGTTCTAAGGCTGCACGTGAAAGGCGAGTCCGTTGACCTGATCTATCTTGACCCGCCGTTCAACAGTAACCAGACCTACAACGTGCTCTTTGCCGAAAAGAACGGGACCGACTCGGCCGCGCAGATAAGGGCTTTCAAGGATACCTGGCACTGGGACCTTCAGGCTGCCGAAACCTACGAGGACGTAGCTGAGGCGGGAGGTAGCGTATCGGAGGCGATGCAGGCTTTCAGGAGGCTTCTTGGCAGCAGCGACATGATGGCCTACGTAACGATGATGGCGCCGCGCCTCGTTGAGCTACATCGGGTCCTGAGGCCAACCGGCAGCGTCTATTTGCACTGCGATCCGACGGCTGGCCATTACCTGAGGCTTCTGATGGACGCCGTATTCGGCCCCAAGAACTTCCGCAACGAGGTAGTGTGGCAGCGAACCGGGGCACATAGCGACGCTCGTAGATGGGGACGTGTTGCTGATATACTTCTCTTCTACACCAAGACGGATCGGTATCAATGGCAGACACAGTTCATCCCGTACGGTGAGGATTACGTCAAAGAGCGATATCGCTATGAAGATGAGAAGAGGGGGCGGCTCTTCTGGGCCAATACGATGACCGCCGCGGGCCCTGGGCCCCCACGTGTCTTTCGAGGAAAACTCCTGGAGCCTCCGAAAGGCACCCACTGGCGTTTCAGCCAGGAGAAGATCGACCTTCTAGAGTCCGAGGGCCGTATCTACTACAGTTCGCGTGGGAGGCCCTACGTGAAGTCGTTTCTTGATGAGCGAAAAGGCAAGCCCGTCCAGAATATCTGGACGGACATCAGGATGACGAAAACTGGCAGAGAACGCCTCGGGTATCCGACACAGAAGCCTGAGTCGCTTCTCGAGCGCGTTATCAAGGCGAGCAGTAACGAGGGCGATGTGGTGCTGGACCCGTTCTGTGGGTGCGGGACAACCGTTGCGGCGGCACAACGCCTGAATCGACGTTGGATAGGAATCGACATAACGCATTTGGCGGTTACTCTGATCAAATATCGTCTTCGCGATACGTTTGGCGACGAGGTTGACTATCAGGTCATCGGCGAGCCGGTCTCCATTTCGGGCGCGATGGCGCTTGCGAAGGAGAACCCGTATCAGTTTCAGTGGTGGGCGCTCGGCCTGGTTGGGGCAAGGCCCGTGGAGGAGAAAAAGGGTGCTGACAGGGGCATCGACGGGCGGCTCTACTTTCACGACGAGGCAAGGGCCGGCAAGACCAAACAGATTATCTTCTCGGTGAAGGCCGGGCAAGTAACCGTCTCACACATTCGGGACCTGCGCGGTGTGGTTGAGCGAGAGGGCGCCCAAATCGGCGTGCTGATCACGATGTTGCGGCCTACCAAGGGCATGACGGACGAGGCGCTGAGTGCTGGCTTCTATGAGTCGCCAACCTGGCAGAAGCGCTATCCCCGTATCCAGATACTCACCGTTGAGGACCTGATGTGCGGC
This portion of the bacterium genome encodes:
- a CDS encoding cobalamin-dependent protein (Presence of a B(12) (cobalamin)-binding domain implies dependence on cobalamin itself, in one of its several forms, or in some unusual lineages, dependence on a cobalamin-like analog.), which gives rise to MKVLLVQAYLGRLEPPIFPAGLNALGRYLALTTKHSISVLDMNVEEDPYRALDQALLEQGPDVVGLSLRNVDTTQYRDRFYYFAEVPKTVKAIKHKRPSLPLVMGGPGFSIYAREIMQAVDAIDFGVVSEGERTFASLLESLDDPRSVPGILFRKNGLIESTGPGELFDLSGYPNEAPFVVSPKPYLEVPFSMGVESSRGCAQKCTYCVYPFLNGPGVRLREPMKVVDEVKTLIEQHGLKTFQFIAPVFNIPPAHCEAICSEMVRRGLGRRARWIAWFSERFLSKEQWDLALEAGCAEFAFSPDALTDSVLAKMGKVSRQKDIERTFQMAQQDARASVSYNFFISPPGERWSDFFKLLRFFVGSKLKLRSRCRVFASYIRIEPHTAVHKVAVREGVLSADDVLLPATQSGLRRLFYMNKQTRLWGNLFGAIYAFKKMLRRLLGRETGV
- a CDS encoding VanZ family protein, whose protein sequence is MNTKLGKRAGRSSAQTPFGKQQGLINRPVLVWGLLAIYCGLVFIGSSISNVPEELGEVPDYVLHFFEYFIMGLLANMAFRTKPLLFSVKMASIIAALFCLTYGVSDEFHQYFVQGRFASLSDIGSDLAGAAVAQLVALLIWRVRTPRKRRER
- the gpmI gene encoding 2,3-bisphosphoglycerate-independent phosphoglycerate mutase codes for the protein MQRKKLAVVVIMDGWGLSDVKEYNAVYQANTPNFDRLCREYPCTTLQASGEAVGLPEGQMGNSEVGHLNLGTGRIVYQELVRISKAIRDGSFFENEALVQSAEKAKENSSPVHILGLLSDGGVHAHIDHLHALIKLFKERGVGQVFVHCFLDGRDTPPQSALKFIEQTQRCLKGYEDARIASVGGRYYGMDRDNRWARVEKAYNAMVLGKGLTASSAEEAVRLGYGRGEVDEFLLPTVIVDSNGEPVGTMRDGDVCAFANFRADRAREITAALIDAGFDRFERERFPKLSSFVCMTDYKEEFNEVGIVGVAFPAQKLERVLGAEIEAAGKKQFHTAETEKYAHVTFFFNGGVEEPFEHEDRALIPSPSVPTYDLKPEMSAYEVKDIVINHILSRQYAFVVVNFANADMVGHTGVMAAAVKAVEVVDECVGEVVKATLSVGGCAIITADHGNAEKMWDKQTNSPHTAHTTNPVPCVVVGDDCGPLIERGKLADIAPTVLKMLGLEIPEQMNGEVLFAT
- a CDS encoding DNA methyltransferase; the encoded protein is MGTVQGQNLLYYGDNLDVLRLHVKGESVDLIYLDPPFNSNQTYNVLFAEKNGTDSAAQIRAFKDTWHWDLQAAETYEDVAEAGGSVSEAMQAFRRLLGSSDMMAYVTMMAPRLVELHRVLRPTGSVYLHCDPTAGHYLRLLMDAVFGPKNFRNEVVWQRTGAHSDARRWGRVADILLFYTKTDRYQWQTQFIPYGEDYVKERYRYEDEKRGRLFWANTMTAAGPGPPRVFRGKLLEPPKGTHWRFSQEKIDLLESEGRIYYSSRGRPYVKSFLDERKGKPVQNIWTDIRMTKTGRERLGYPTQKPESLLERVIKASSNEGDVVLDPFCGCGTTVAAAQRLNRRWIGIDITHLAVTLIKYRLRDTFGDEVDYQVIGEPVSISGAMALAKENPYQFQWWALGLVGARPVEEKKGADRGIDGRLYFHDEARAGKTKQIIFSVKAGQVTVSHIRDLRGVVEREGAQIGVLITMLRPTKGMTDEALSAGFYESPTWQKRYPRIQILTVEDLMCGKGVDCPPLKRTNVTFKKAPKAKRARGANNTLFE